Below is a genomic region from Diabrotica undecimpunctata isolate CICGRU chromosome 7, icDiaUnde3, whole genome shotgun sequence.
CCTCCGCAGTCTGTGTGGACCCACAAACTGTGCATGATTCACATTACACACAATTCTCCTCTCGTGTCATTGGAAAATTTGCCGAGACAAAAGATGCATTCCACGTCATCATCATCAGGTTCTACAATTCTTGGAATTACTTCCAACACATTCGACTTTCCACTGGAAATGCTGGCGTCTTCTTCACTACTGCTAAATAGATGATCATCGTCTTTCTTGAAATCAAGTTTCCTTTTTACTAGTTGTTTTCCTTTTCCCGAAGAGATGCCCGGTGCGGAACCGCGACCACGTCTGTCCTTTTGACCTTAACCACGCCGAGCTTCTTTATCTTCTCTACATTTTTGAGTTTCAATTAGTTGTGCCTCGTGGGACAAAGATGTTATGTCAGATGACTGACAAGCTTTTCGCCCCCTAGTTGAGATCCCATTTTTTATTATCAGGACATATGTCGAATGGAATTGTTGCGTTCGAGGAGCTAATTTCGGTGATGCATGCCATAGTAGTGGAGTCAACCCTAAAGATGTTGACGATTAGCCTGCTTGTACTGCAGCAGATGTCGATGGCTCGCTTTATATCAACGGTTGTCTATCGTCGGTTTTATACAAAGAAGATTGATGGTATTTggcatttggcatttgtggacctgagaaagacacttggcatttgtggacctgagaaaggcgtatgactctgtaccaaggtcagaactatgggaggcaatgtacaaattagaaatacagacggagctcatagaagctacaaaagctctgtataaagaaaataaagtgtccattaaaatgggaacaagaatcataggagacttcaccacaacaaaagggctcctgcagggttgttccacatctccaaccctattcaaaatatacttagaaaaagccttgactacatggaaaagaaaatgcgaaggcatgggagtaccggtacggaacgaatacctatatacgttaagctttgcagacgatcaggtagtgattgcacaagaccaagacgacctcagctacatgatgaagaaactacaagaagaatataccaaggctggcctagatattaacctcgcgaaaacagagtacctatctacaagtgaagaagacatagaagatctacagattgatgacaacgtaacgtaaatgaagacaaaaacgcagatttataaaacattagtgcgaagtattatgacatatggggctgaaaattggatcataaacaagaaaaacagcagtaagatagtagcaacagagatggaatgcctgcgaagatgctgcagagtaacaagaatggataggagaagtaatgacgaaataaagcaaagaacatcaatagaaacagacatactaacatatatagaacaaaaaagattaaagtggtatggacatgtaagaagaactaacGACAGcaaatggataaagagaataaccgaatggagccccataggaaggaggaaaagaggacgaccccgaaaatcctggaggaacgaagtagacgacgccatgagtaagagaggccgaatcgatggagaatggaacaacagagagagatggaaacggttgagcgagggaaggcagtgaatactgtagaatccctaaatatatatatatatatatatatatatatatatatatatatatatatatatatatatagattgatGATTTTGAAGAATGGTTTTTCCTTCGCCTCTTCAATATATTCTGCACCTGAGATATTTTGCCTCAGCCACAGCCTGACTTCTTCGCTGTAGTAGGTTTTCAAAAGACTCATGAACGTCCTATCCAAAGGCTGCAATTTGTGTGAACAATGGGGAGGCAGTCACACTATAGTAACATGGGTTGCTCTAGCTAGATCAATGACGTCAATGTTCTGTGTGTGACTAAACTGCACATCCAAAATGAGTAATGCTGGCTTTTGCTCTGTAATATGACACCAGTCTAAGACATGTTGAAACCATTGAGTGAAAGATTGAATTGTATCCAACCAGAAGAATGCATCGCAAATATCGTCCCCTGCGGGGCAGCTTTCTTCAATTGCTCACTCATGTTTTTGCACGGAAAAATTACTAGAGGAGGTACAACAGAATACAGCAGGCAATAGTTACAAGAGCTCCTCTTTCTCCTGAAGTCAAAGCACCTATTTGTTGTCCCCTTGATGCCAATTACTTTCGCAACTTTGCATTGTACCACAGTGATTCCGTTTTGTCCACATTATAAATTTTATCTGGGGTAAACTTTCCTTTATCGTAAACATCCTATAAAATGGAAGATTTACCAGACGGTTTCCTTTCTGGCAATTTAGCTTgatgacattttaaaaaaagtcCTTCCTGCGATGTCATTTTTAAACGGATGTTCGATGCCGTTCTTTTCTGCTAACTGAACAACCATTCTCCTCAGGTCACTACAAGTAAGACCAAAAAACGAAGCCCCTATAGCAAGACAATAATTGATAAGCTCATTCTCAAGGCTATTGCTTAAAACTGTACGGCTATTATACCCCTTTTAAGATTCATTGCTTCCTCTGAAGCGCCGTGTTTCATGTTGGATAATCTCATTAGCGTAGTTTTTGGTACATTATAATGCTTACTTGCTTTTGTCTAACCCATCTTTTTACTGATAATAGTATctatattttctttcatttttgttggACTCCTCCCCTTCTGCTTTGGCTTAGGCATTCTGAAACAGGAAACCAAAGGAATAAAAGAATACGTTATATGCTATGGAAACTGAAAAATTTCTACATTAAAAATGCGGGGTTCGATTTAGGAACAAGCATGGGTCCTATTTGAGCAACCATAGTATcagatttataattaaaataactttttcgaTAAATGTCGAAATAAAATAACTTGGATATAAACATGATCTCCAATCCTTCCCATTAAATGTATATAGAGATTATCAAttacttttgagtattttgtaAGTAACAATTTAAAAACTAGGTTTAGTGGCATTCTAAAGCAGAATGCAGCAAATTGGAGAATCAGGAAGGCTGAGGGTCCGCTTTGGTTGCTGGTCCTTTTTATTTACTTTCCTCTATATTTGAAAGAAGTTTCACAATGAAGCGTGCAAATTCCCGATGTTTTGTTATAGTCTTAATTTAAAATGAATGTCATATTTGTGAAAATTTCCTAAAAATAATGATGTTTGTTTACAGCTAAGGAAGAGCGACAACATTTGAGGCGACATCAAACGattaaacaaaacaaatctaTGACGAAACACGGTGACATTCCATTGGTTGAAATGGAAGCTGCTCCACCAGTTGACGCTGACGATGATGATGAGGATGTTGAGTATATTcctgtatatttaaaaagaaagactgTTGTATTGGCACCAAGTGTTAATCGTGGTAACAAACCAAACAGGCATAGGATGCCATTGCCTCCCCCTTCTACCAGTCATGCTTCATAGTTGGgataagataaaaaaattaataagaatAGAATATTTAACTCTTCACGCTTAAAATGTGcttaaatttgtttcttgtagaattcgtatattaaatatattcttttagcttgaaaagtttttctttttattaagaGTGATGATAGTTGAAGGAATAAGTATAACGTTagtttatattttaaagtatcctTAGTGAATCTAACTATCCATTTAAACTTATTTAATCTGATATACCAAAATATCTTGTTGCACTTACAGTTGAACCACAATACGGATAGACGTGAACATACTGTGCACACTAGCAGATTTCAAATTACAGCACCGAGCGCCGAGTTAATCGAGAACTGTTTAGCTGTTCATGTGAACAGTTTCACTGTAGAAGCGCTGTAGAcccatttaatttaaaaatgggtCAAAAGTATAcactgaagaaaaaaaattttaatattcaagCTCGTCAAATAATACACTCAGTGTTAAAAGTCACTCAAGAGAAGTAGCTGCTGATAAACTTATTATTGACTTTAAAAAAGTGCAATAGCGTGTGGCTAGTATAACAGGTAATTTGATAAATAatcttataaaaaaatagtaaagaatcTGATATTTTTGGGTTGCATTTTCAGGAGTTTCTCTGTGTAGCATCAAATATATTCCAAACAATGCCGCAAATTGAAACAGGAAATATAATGGGTTTTGTCACTCCTAATGAGAGGcggaaaaatctttaaaaataaaagttcaaaTAGTTGAATTTGTATCAAtcagctcgagaataaaaatatatttttttaataaatagtatacttcatctaatttacgtaccgttgcacgtcatccgcgtcatagcccgtgaggtcacatgataccaacacgaaatatttaggcggtaggtgtgttcttttttagaatcactttgccgagtacactggcattacagctagtagacatattttattacatatgcgtagaaataatatttaaagatttctattaatgttaagttaaagaaatacacaataatatgtttcatttaatttgaataaatgcattataaatcgtttttatgaagaacatttgttcggaacacattAACTGTAATcaaacgaaggtgatattttggcataaattggtaacacttatttgacagttgcggtgttgaccaatcttaataagtaataaaaaaagtgttgtttttgtttaagtattccattttacatctttatacgacgcatacaagcggctcaaattgtttttaacaagattatttttcaaCTCTTGTATGATATTTTAgtataatgttaaaaaataatactttcgTTTATTTTGAGCAAATAAATTTAGTTATACTCATGATAATAATATAAAGGCATTATTATTGTTTTTCAGATTATCAGAATGGATTAATCTGTTTGTATAATCTGCAATAACATAGATGATAAGCAACTGTATGATATAAAAAAGCATCTTTGAATCTTTTAGTTGGTCTAGGAAGAAAagaatcaaatatatatatatatatatatatatatatatatatatatatatatatatatatatatatatatatatatatatatatatatatatatatatatatctgaaacGAAAGGCCATAGTACAATTCGTGAAACATTCCGTGTATGAATCAGTATCATTAGGATGTTATTTTAGGGATGCGTGATGGAAAAAGTCCGATTATTATAGATGGAATACTAAAACGATACgttgacaaaaataaacgttttattcTAACACAAATTCCTGTTTACAAAAATCTCTTAATTCTATTTATTGACGTTGACACTGGTGTCACTGACAGGTGGTGCCAACACCTAGCTTAAAAAATGTACAATATAGAATTGTAATACCAACCCTTCTGCAATTCTATATTAGCGTAACTACAAAACTATTACAACtcttcctcctcctaagtgctttctctgttgaggttggcgatcaatatggtgAATGGTCTTAAGGCttgatatgcccgttacataaaaaaagCGAATcgctccagtgtgacaactacagaggtagaaccctgttaacaactgcttataaaatactagcaaatattctctacgaaagtcTACAGAAAAATCAATAATTTACCAGATTTGTTCAATAAGGCCCCATAAATAGTCGTTAGTTCATTCATCATGGTTAATGTAAACCAATTTCGAGAAGATACTGATCATGGACTACAGATACCGACAGGGGAGGAAGAACACGAAAATGTAAGGCTTCCCAGGTCGTCAACCCACGAAATCCTTACCAATATTTAAACACTAATAGAGAAAAAGTGTGCACGTGGAACGTTTAAAAAATCTGTACTTGGAATGTTCGAAGTATGTTTGAAGGGGGAAAGATACACAACaccattcaagaaatgaaaagactAAATATCGACGTGATGGGAGTCAGTGAGATGAGATGGTCAAGCTCGGGACAGTGCTGTGTAGATGAGCATATAGTATATTATGCGAGAAACGATAAACCACATCACTGGAATGACGTAGCGTTGATTCTGAGCAAAAAGGTCGCTGAAGCTGTGATGAGCGTGCTATCTCTCTCTGATAGAGTCATTCTGATGAAGCTGCAAAGCAGACCCGttaatataaacatcattcaAATTTACACATCAACATCAGAAAAGCCAGAAGTAGATATCGAGGAGTTCTACGCACTTGTACAAAAAGCACTGAAATATACCAAGAAGAAccagatttcaatgccaaagtttGCAAAAGCAGAATAGAAGACATCATCGGACAACACGGCTTAGGCGATAAAAACGAAAGGGGCGACCGACTTATCCAATTTTGTCGGGAAGAAGGTTTTACCATTGCTGACACCTGGTTTAGACTTCCCCGAGACGACTTTATACGTTCAACTCACCTGCAGATACAGCCAACAATAttatcagaaaccagatagactttattctcattaacaaaagattcaagaacagcttGACTTCGACGAAGACTTTTCCAGGAGCAGCCATCTCATCAGACCACAACCCATTAGTTggccagatagaactcaaactaaagaacctaatcaaaagtaaacctaaacagaacctgGATTATGACACTCTAAAAGACCCCGTAGTTCGTCAGAACGTAAAAGATGTAATGAGAGAAACACTAGAAACCGCtaaacaacaagaacagagtgtagaacaaaaatggaggTATCTCAAAGACGTCATGCTAAATGCGGAAAAAGAACATCTGGGAAAGAAaacaagagtaaaaaataaagaatggatgactgatgacattctaCGGATGATGAACcaaagaagattaatgaaaaacagggacgcgaagaaataccaagaaatcaaccaaacaattaaaaaagaaatacgaagagccaaggagacatggatgcaagaaaaatgtaaactaatcgaaGAGCTCCAAGTaaaacacgatcatataaatatccaccgaaagATTCGAGAAGCCACcggtcaatacaagaggagaaacacacacctccttataaacaaagacgggaacctggcgacgacagttaaggagaagttggtgacctgtaaaatgtacatcgaagaacttttctggaaCTACCGAGGTAACCTTgcagaaataaattgcatgacagggccgtcaatacTAGAAAGCGAGGTGAAAGtagctttaaaacagtctaagaatggtaaggccacaggtccggacgaaatacccgttgaacttattaaggtgatgagtgaagtgagcacaaaggagttaactgaactgtttaacgccatatacgattcaggtaatatcccagaggaatggctattgttaacatttgtaacattaccaaaaaaaataCGATCTGCGAAAACATGCGAAGATTTcggaactatcagtcttatgagtcatgcacttaagatgtttcttaaaatcatacatgccaattttgtacacgtgaagcacttttcaccttacaaatCCGACTTCATATATGCCGcaatgtcagttgtgatgtctatatttgttttattgactacgccaaggcatttgaccgttgtcagcaccagaagatgttCGCTGCCCTACAAAgggtaggattggatgagaaggataTTCGGATCATCATggatttatactggaaccagcgtgctcaaatCAAGATCGAAGATCAGCTGaacgaccaagtgaagatcatgcgaggagtaaggcaaggctgtgtgctctcaccgactcttttcaatatatactctgaggaaatttttactaaagccctcacaaacctagagatgggaatccgagtgaacggtgaatacatcaataatattcgCTAcaccgatgacactgtgttactagcaacccgcctaaatgatctacaagccttaTTAGACCGAGTCAGAACTgcgagcgtaacatacggactagaccttaatattaagaaaattcatggttgtcagccgtgcaaatttagatcccgaTGCACTAATgccaggtagcgaagagatccagagagtcgacagattcacttacctcggaactaccctcaactcacaatgggactacgctcaagagattagatccagaattgaaatggcacggactacatttatcaagttgagatcattgctgtgctgcagtgatctcggTTTAGAAACCAAGACGAGGTtagtgaggtgctacattcttccagtATTACTATacactggaagaatgtagcactttttcttatatatatatatatatatatatatatatatatatatatatatatataagaaaaatatcgaattcttcaactcgttatacagggtaaagtatttggcaggagaggaccgggacgccgtcgtatcccgtggttaaaaaacctccgacaatggtttgggatgacctccgcggaactatttcgcagagcagtcaacaaaactatgatagccttgatgatcgccaacatccggatgAGATAaagcactgaagaagaagaagaattcaataagacaaatcctcgagaaaacattagaatttaactTTAAAACTCATCACCTATTCGTccacttcaaggccgcatacgacagtgtcaagagtacagcactataccaatcaatgggtgagtttggtataccagaaaaacttatccggttaacgagaatgacaatgtctaacttaaaagccagggtacagggagaaaattctcgatctTTTGAGATAAAgcatggactcagacaaggggatgcccaggtttgcctcctatttaacattgccttgggGAAGGCAGTCTGAGACACATGAATTCGAGACggtggtactatttacaatagatcgttacaaatcttagcatactcttatgacattgacataatagggcgtagcaagcgagaagTTAAGTACTTCCTAGAATTGGACACGGCGGCGAAACAGGTTGATCTAGttatcaacgaagacaaaaccaagtatatgttggttactaaggatcctatagcaaatgaggaacgggaaacagcatttggaagtcatatttctgaacgtgttgacagcttcacataccttggcttgctagtgactactaccaataaaacaagcgaataaattaaaagacgaataaaccttacaaatatgatatactatggactccaaaaacaattccattCAAGAAATTATGAGGCCGGATCATAATACGAATGTCTGAtaacatgattgctaaaaagctcaCGCTAagaacacctataggaagaagagTTAGATATAGGTAGaataggtggttagatggagttgagaccgacttagggatactagagatcacAAGGTGgtaacacgttgccagaaaccgaacagaatggcgactaatcttaaagcaggccaggatccacagaggattgtcgatccacagatgatgatgatgatgatgataggaGATGAGAAGATTTTCTCGCCTAAGCCATAGTGGAGGTTCATTAGCTTTACCGTAAAGACTTTCTGCCGGACTAGAAAAGAATGCTTTAAGACATAGGTGGATAGCCGTGTTGTGTAATGTATTTAGAGAATTTAGGGCTGATTTAGTTACAGACATATAGATGAAATATTCATAGTCGAGCTTGGAATGGATTAGTGATCTGTAAAGTTTTAGTAAGTAGTTTGATCATACTCAATGATAATGTGAAAGTGTTTCAATTATATTTAATCTTTTTAGGCAAACTTTTTTAGTTTCCTGAATGTGTTGTTTTCAGGTTAATCTTCAATCAAATTCAGCCCTAATATTTTGCAATTATCAACAAccgttaataaacttatttacTGTAATTTCAgagttaaaagaaataattctTCTGCTAAATTTACCAACTTTAGATTTAGAATGGAAGAGGGTAAGTCCTAGAAAAGCAACTTTGTTTTGTAGATCATTTACTAGTAGTTGCGTTAGATTTAGGTACCATGACAGTACATTATTAGGTCATTGGTATATAATACACATTCGATTGGTGGAACAATAATGTGACTTACTTGCTTATCGCAAGAATGAATAAGGATGTGCTTAAAACTGAATTTTGAGGAACTCCGTCATGTtggatatgtggagaagaaaggAAGTTATTGCCAGAATGTAAATAGAATTTAATGAATCAACTTTTTTACTGAAAAAAAATGCAGCAGTCACATTTTTTAGATAAAATGCCTTTAAATCccactttttatatttaaaaaatgaactattTTCGCATGTTTTTTGCTATCCCTTTGTTTCAagaatttgcaatttttttgtttGTCAATGTAACCTGTTACATGGAATCTTACTTTTTTCGAGCAATTAAAactgtaaattttaataaatagctaaaaattttacataatgttaaaaaaaaattctaattcgAGTTTTTccgttttgtttttgtattttctgaaaatattcgctatagtaatgtatattttttacaCGATTAGAAAGTAGAGTTTTcgacaaaaaaaaagagaaaaaataaatatgttaaagcAAAAAGTAACACCGTGTCTGGGACATAAAAATGTAAGTTTTCatcaaatttcgtaaaaaaacTGTTTGATTTTGTGGAAGCTAACATAAAATACTTAAAActcgtttattttaatttttcgcaTAAATTTtgaggatatttaaaaaaagtgaaaatacAAAAGGTATAAGTAGTTATTTTTATTCCTACCAATTTGCTATTTAACTTCTTCCGTCCACGTTCCACTTCCCGACCTCAGATCGcccgtaaattattttttctttacatagtttttgttatatttcctTCGTCTTACAATGGGTTTCATactgtttttttatattaaaatcaaaaatgatCGACCCTGGACTAAAACACCCACTGCATAACGTCACAATAACATGGCGTGTTAAGTATCCATAATCTGTCACTCATTAACTGTCATGCTTGTTTATATAAATTCCTCATTGCCCGAAAAATTTTAGCAATGTCTTTGACATGGAACAAGAACATTATTTAGTATCATCATTTCACCGATCCGCATCATACCCTCAAGCTTGGATGAACGAAAGGTTTGCAAACAAACAGCATGCTACCACGCAGACCAGTTctgatataaattttgaaaaaagtgaaaTTTCTCTcgatgaagaaaataaacaaacataCGAATCAGCCATAGATTTTATAAACAGATTTCATAaggttttaaacaaaaaaatggaaaatttgtCTGCATGTGGTGATTTTActtacaaagaaaataaatttaagtTCCCCGAAATACCAAACTACGCTTCTCTCATATTCTTAATTGATGGCACGATGGTTCATCGTCAAAATTATGAAAATCATAAAGATGAACAATATACAGACAAACCTCTTATTGAAACTGTACCAGAATCTACCTTGGATTTATTGAACCCAAGTTATTTTTCTGAGAATAATGTAATTTACGACAAAACGAAATTCAGAAACCTATTTCAGAACAAAAGTGCTTATGAGGTTAATCAAAATAATACATCTAATTGCAGTGTATCGAGTAAGTCGGAAGAGTTTTCAGAAGACCATCAGAAAGTTGATGCTGATAACAATCTTCAAACTCAAAGTGAATCTGATAATGTTTTAAATGAAGATAACTTTTTGGATGACAATGTAAAAGTGTTTGATAATCCCACAAAAAGAATGCCGTTGGTAAAGTCATcgtttaatattgttaatattacacCTTGTAATAATATAGTAAAGTATTCTCAAAATATGCACAGAAGTAAGAGCAAAgaaaaatgtcaaataaaaaatgtattagcGCCAAATATGACTGAAGGTGATTATAATTATTTGTTATTAGAATGTACATATTATCATAAGCTTTTACTCTTTAAGCTCTTTAACTCCTCTTATATACCTAACATAGTATTTCGATCGtattctttgtttattttagtatttcCTCTTAGTATTGTTCTGATCTCtagcattttttgtttttaagatgcatataagtattttttctttttactttgtTCAATCTTGATTGTAAGTTTTTCTCCACGGTTGTTATTTGAGTTTCGCGTGTTTTTACAAAAAGCCTTCTTTCTATAATAgcgcatattttttaaaatcatttagATATTTAATACTACAATTTATTTATGATTTATTCTTAACTTTTGGCTCTATATGTGGATTTTGTAAGAATAAATTTCTTGTGGAATAGGTTTTCCTACGCCCAAATCTTAGCTAGCAATTACTAAGCTGCTGCTAAAATTACTAGCTCTACTTACCAGCGAGATCAGAGTACCAGAGATCAACCACTACTTACCCTTAAGTTCTTCCTCTTTGTAGATTTAAACCTACTTCCTATGTATAGTAAAGTGCTAAGACGTAAATCATATGAAGCCATTAATGAACTTAACATCTCTATCAAATGGACTGAACATATCCACAGTAGAAATACAAGGCGAATTGCAAATGCGAATGTGAATGCTGGAAAAGACTGTACGAGATGTCTAAGCATACAAAaaagactatttttaaaaatcaacacTATTCGTGGCATACGCTAATGATCTATACCTGATTGTTCACACCGACCGCAAACTT
It encodes:
- the LOC140446772 gene encoding uncharacterized protein, giving the protein MEQEHYLVSSFHRSASYPQAWMNERFANKQHATTQTSSDINFEKSEISLDEENKQTYESAIDFINRFHKVLNKKMENLSACGDFTYKENKFKFPEIPNYASLIFLIDGTMVHRQNYENHKDEQYTDKPLIETVPESTLDLLNPSYFSENNVIYDKTKFRNLFQNKSAYEVNQNNTSNCSVSSKSEEFSEDHQKVDADNNLQTQSESDNVLNEDNFLDDNVKVFDNPTKRMPLVKSSFNIVNITPCNNIVKYSQNMHRSKSKEKCQIKNVLAPNMTEDITLLQNIKSTTTKKVKNMFDRISVKKSFICQENQNITYEDSSDTDSVILDDEQFERRHQTVKFKKCVERVPEIKEHVEKTLPFQLSSKELSQANKKALSAIGLFTNGGDIKPDIINILESQKTLCDDIRNKRFRSKRQLDFQFHLKPKIDFDDSVHSLSSEIF